Proteins from a single region of Sesamum indicum cultivar Zhongzhi No. 13 linkage group LG5, S_indicum_v1.0, whole genome shotgun sequence:
- the LOC105162277 gene encoding NAC domain-containing protein 92 codes for MEGGYGGAGPSAVNNSSEEDEEYAVVELPPGFRFHPTDEEIIMHYLIKKVIDRRFTARAIGEADLNKCEPWDLPKKAKMGEKEWFFFCQRDRKYPTGMRTNRATESGYWKATGKDKEISKGRNSLVGMKKTLVFYKGRAPKGEKTNWVMHEYRLEGNFSNYNFSRAAKEEWVVCRVFHKNTAVRRSPGVELARIDSFVDHLLDSPTLPPLTDYTCNSNDQIPTSSFAAADHHTDHHEHETKVSRLISNDQILQYDQKHFLVPPTYTYLHPTIPFSSPPTTVFPYQASLSHAHQHHDELGPIISGYPTTVFPFKGADHANLRLVAPKMERFSTNNSVISHSQETGLSTENMGNEITSLHSKGDIESKKAFDQELNGLGFSPDISDLDDLWSNC; via the exons ATGGAAGGAGGGTATGGTGGTGCAGGTCCATCAGCGGTGAATAACAGCAGCGAGGAAGACGAGGAGTATGCAGTGGTGGAGCTTCCACCGGGGTTCAGATTCCATCCCACCGATGAGGAGATCATCATGCACTATCTCATCAAGAAGGTGATCGATCGACGGTTCACGGCTAGAGCTATCGGAGAAGCTGATCTTAACAAGTGTGAACCCTGGGATTTGCCAA AGAAGGCTAAGATGGGAGAAAAAGAGTGGTTCTTCTTTTGCCAGAGGGACAGGAAGTACCCAACAGGGATGAGAACAAATAGAGCAACAGAATCAGGGTACTGGAAGGCTACTGGGAAGGATAAGGAGATCAGCAAGGGGAGGAACAGCCTTGTTGGGATGAAAAAGACCCTTGTTTTCTACAAAGGGAGAGCTCCTAAAGGAGAGAAGACCAATTGGGTGATGCATGAATACAGGCTGGAGGGCAACTTTTCTAACTATAACTTCTCTAGGGCAGCAAAG GAGGAATGGGTTGTGTGTAGAGTCTTCCACAAGAACACAGCAGTTAGAAGAAGCCCAGGTGTGGAACTAGCAAGAATTGACTCATTTGTGGATCATCTCTTGGACAGCCCTACACTCCCTCCACTCACAGACTACACTTGCAATTCCAATGATCAAATCCCTACTTCAAGTTTTGCAGCTGCAGATCATCACACTGATCATCATGAACATGAAACCAAAGTATCAAGACTAATCTCAAATGACCAAATCTTGCAATATGACCAAAAACACTTCCTTGTTCCCCCAACCTACACATATCTCCACCCCACCATCCCCTTCTCTAGTCCCCCGACAACCGTCTTCCCTTACCAAGCATCGTTGTCTCATGCTCATCAGCATCACGACGAATTAGGCCCAATCATCTCCGGCTACCCTACGACCGTCTTTCCCTTCAAAGGAGCTGACCATGCAAATTTAAGGCTAGTAGCACCAAAAATGGAGCGTTTTTCCACTAACAACTCGGTGATCAGCCATTCTCAGGAGACGGGACTCAGCACCGAGAACATGGGCAACGAGATAACGTCCTTGCACTCCAAGGGAGACATCGAGAGCAAGAAGGCGTTTGATCAAGAACTCAATGGCCTCGGCTTTAGTCCTGACATCTCGGATTTGGATGACTTGTGGAGCAATTGCTAA